The following are encoded together in the Candidatus Glassbacteria bacterium genome:
- a CDS encoding T9SS type A sorting domain-containing protein, with amino-acid sequence MKTRYIAYPAILAAAVLALAQQPVPLPVVVNEEPAGAQTAPVVISSGTGSILVAWRDSTVESEAIRLQGFDRLGHRLGPVREASDQVSPAVSNPCLSANVVGGAVLSWQERLASIDKVVFRRLNSDGSPRTGVLPLSTLRLISGTDPAVGIDSLGNVALVWAARVNGSDSDIYGNFFEFGDTTGTANQDTLAFGWIGEVQINEVDEGEQTAPAVYVDRKGRVLVAWRDTRPDSMGIFCRAFSSRGEPLGSFRLNDTPPGEITAITAPAVAGGGRGFNFSTFMVSWVETDTLDRNRLILAKIDLELFSIPPIAVVDTQFTQIVRSRTGLEFETPALGGDDDGSVALVWTELEAGQGQLYGVMFNSSSDIRPPALRLTSSDPGFGVPALHPSVGVNEGGSFAMAWEDTSGGDPDIRLQRYSATGAVDQPVYSSPGAGGGDNRSVRFLGRPSRGYEMYWEHDNGVTLQLLSVRYDFAGRPLAAPAAVYPIAGSQRRPVTADSRSGTQLLAWEEHVGNSYRVMATILREDGSVLREPFQVAITSTAHLGSLAAAAGNNGDLFLLWERWNQSSGAPDLVLARLDSLGNARGSAVTVAPASGGGGRLASAAVSPQGNLMVSWRQGAAAGTNAQIRARVYAPSGATLRERITVSRDTVEYVGGLSRPVVASSDSSGNFLVLWQEFYSDRNLLYYRLYDSAGDSLQLPGGQWRARLGSSANQNDGDRAYNSPAVAVDSAGGFLVLWSETDPTGTAGLYGARLDPRGAASGSQFQVPGVRLASLPVISILDGQRVAVAWQDTLGDRIGFLAVQLHFHSVLGRVLLASAAGSERSLMVHVDGVSTDSAALAPDGSFRFEYLLGGSYRVWVSADGAELPGTSGEIVLSATDPPVVDIGITADLRGLAPPLPSAGRIGLAQNVPNPFNPSTTVSFTVAESAGPVMARLAVYDLRGALVRNLLDRTVEPGMHRLEWDGRDQRGRQVSSGVYFLRLSAGGESRVRKMVLLK; translated from the coding sequence GTGAAAACGAGATATATTGCATATCCGGCCATCCTGGCCGCGGCTGTGCTGGCGCTGGCCCAGCAGCCGGTTCCCCTACCGGTGGTGGTCAATGAAGAGCCAGCCGGCGCGCAGACCGCTCCGGTGGTGATATCGAGCGGAACCGGCTCGATCCTGGTGGCCTGGCGCGACAGCACTGTCGAGTCCGAAGCGATCCGCCTGCAGGGTTTCGACAGGCTCGGACACCGTCTGGGCCCGGTGCGCGAGGCCTCGGACCAGGTTTCGCCTGCCGTGTCCAATCCCTGCCTGTCGGCCAACGTGGTCGGAGGGGCGGTGCTGAGCTGGCAGGAGCGCCTGGCCTCGATTGACAAGGTGGTCTTCCGCAGGCTGAACAGCGATGGCTCGCCCCGCACCGGCGTGCTGCCTCTGTCTACTCTCAGGCTGATCAGCGGTACCGACCCGGCGGTCGGAATCGACTCGCTGGGCAATGTGGCGCTGGTGTGGGCGGCGCGGGTCAACGGCAGCGACAGTGATATCTACGGCAACTTTTTCGAGTTCGGCGACACCACCGGGACGGCCAACCAGGACACGCTGGCGTTCGGCTGGATCGGCGAGGTGCAGATCAACGAAGTCGACGAGGGCGAGCAGACAGCCCCGGCGGTGTATGTGGACCGCAAGGGCCGGGTGCTGGTCGCCTGGCGCGATACCCGCCCCGACAGCATGGGTATTTTCTGCCGCGCGTTCTCCAGCCGCGGCGAGCCGCTGGGATCGTTCCGGCTCAACGATACTCCGCCAGGGGAAATCACCGCCATCACCGCACCGGCGGTAGCGGGCGGCGGCCGCGGTTTCAATTTCTCCACGTTCATGGTTTCCTGGGTCGAGACCGATACCCTGGATCGTAACCGGCTGATCCTGGCGAAAATCGACTTGGAGCTTTTTTCCATTCCGCCCATCGCGGTGGTGGACACCCAGTTTACCCAGATCGTGAGGTCGCGGACCGGTCTGGAGTTCGAGACCCCGGCCCTGGGGGGCGACGACGATGGCAGCGTGGCGCTGGTCTGGACCGAACTGGAAGCCGGGCAGGGACAGCTCTACGGGGTGATGTTCAATTCGTCGAGCGATATTCGCCCGCCGGCCCTGCGTCTTACCTCGTCCGATCCCGGTTTCGGCGTGCCCGCCCTGCATCCGTCAGTGGGAGTAAACGAGGGCGGCTCGTTCGCGATGGCCTGGGAGGACACCAGCGGCGGCGACCCTGATATCCGCCTCCAGCGTTACAGTGCAACCGGTGCGGTGGATCAGCCGGTCTACTCCTCGCCCGGCGCGGGCGGAGGAGACAACCGGTCGGTCAGGTTTCTCGGCAGGCCCTCGCGTGGCTACGAGATGTACTGGGAGCACGACAATGGCGTTACCCTCCAGCTCTTAAGCGTTCGCTATGATTTCGCCGGACGACCGCTGGCGGCCCCGGCCGCGGTCTACCCGATCGCCGGCAGCCAGCGCCGTCCGGTCACAGCCGACAGCCGCTCCGGAACCCAGCTGCTGGCCTGGGAGGAACATGTCGGCAACAGCTACCGGGTGATGGCAACGATACTGCGCGAGGACGGCAGCGTGTTGCGCGAGCCGTTCCAGGTCGCTATTACCTCCACCGCTCATCTCGGCTCACTGGCCGCCGCCGCCGGCAATAACGGAGACTTGTTCCTGCTGTGGGAACGCTGGAACCAGTCCTCGGGCGCGCCGGACCTGGTACTCGCCAGGCTGGACAGTCTGGGTAATGCCCGGGGTTCTGCCGTAACTGTGGCCCCGGCGTCCGGCGGTGGCGGCAGGCTGGCCTCGGCGGCAGTCTCCCCGCAGGGCAACCTGATGGTCTCCTGGCGTCAGGGAGCTGCTGCGGGCACTAACGCGCAGATCAGGGCCAGGGTTTACGCTCCCTCCGGCGCTACCCTCCGCGAGAGGATAACTGTCAGCCGCGATACGGTGGAATATGTGGGCGGATTATCAAGGCCGGTCGTGGCCTCCAGCGATTCCAGCGGGAACTTTCTGGTGCTGTGGCAGGAGTTTTACAGCGACCGCAACCTGCTTTATTACCGGCTCTACGACAGCGCGGGCGACAGCCTCCAGCTGCCCGGCGGGCAATGGCGGGCGCGCCTGGGTTCTTCGGCGAACCAGAACGACGGCGACCGGGCCTACAACAGCCCGGCCGTCGCGGTCGACTCCGCCGGCGGTTTCCTGGTGCTGTGGTCGGAAACCGACCCCACCGGCACAGCGGGGCTTTACGGCGCCCGGCTCGATCCCCGCGGCGCTGCCAGCGGCTCCCAGTTCCAGGTACCGGGCGTTCGGCTGGCCTCACTACCGGTAATAAGTATTCTCGATGGGCAGAGAGTGGCGGTGGCCTGGCAGGACACCCTGGGCGACAGGATCGGTTTTCTCGCCGTTCAGTTGCATTTCCATTCCGTGCTGGGCAGGGTGCTGCTGGCCTCGGCTGCGGGCAGCGAGCGTAGTTTGATGGTCCACGTGGACGGGGTCTCGACCGACTCCGCGGCGTTGGCTCCGGATGGCTCGTTCCGTTTCGAGTACCTGCTGGGCGGCAGTTACCGGGTGTGGGTCAGCGCCGATGGAGCCGAACTGCCGGGAACCTCCGGGGAGATCGTGCTGAGCGCCACTGACCCGCCGGTGGTGGATATCGGCATAACCGCCGACCTGCGCGGCCTTGCCCCGCCGCTGCCCTCGGCCGGCCGGATCGGCCTGGCGCAGAACGTGCCCAACCCGTTCAACCCCTCGACCACGGTCAGTTTTACCGTAGCCGAAAGCGCCGGTCCGGTAATGGCGCGACTGGCGGTTTACGACCTCCGCGGCGCACTGGTGCGCAATCTCCTGGATCGTACCGTGGAGCCGGGAATGCACCGTCTGGAATGGGACGGACGCGACCAGCGGGGAAGACAAGTGTCTTCGGGAGTATATTTCCTGCGCCTCTCGGCCGGGGGAGAAAGTCGCGTGCGCAAGATGGTTTTACTCAAGTGA
- a CDS encoding formylglycine-generating enzyme family protein produces MPWCSAASGYELMSDSFLNTLLRWPARFIRPAFFLALLTALSCSEDLPIEPEDSGFSSAGIKLNVDAVTFSPTILGRADTFKLEIEYGDTVDLMLLMSLSDPGRFTAAPDSFYFTKRKKTLSVTLTYAPASAGQPDLGMLYLVTLNFPDTVTGLPDTLGGDSLRLSGIGTDKFLDLELNFIRGGTFSMGVDSVTALNDLGKRDQWGEHDVTLSDFFIGRYEVTNLQYYEFWSEVKPEYTPEDTAVIGTWPQVALQKPNFPAVGVNWDDAMAFCRWMSLRTGERYTLPTEAQWQYAASGGTARPYPWSVLDGSAADPADTLDPGPLANTLLGGDGYTFTAPADAFEAGAGAFGPLNMAGNVWEWCLDWYDPDYYRADYETWIDPQGTRDPEHAVFKIIRGGSWREALSQATCTNRAALSPENKEFNTGFRVVRLP; encoded by the coding sequence ATGCCCTGGTGTTCGGCGGCGTCGGGATATGAGTTGATGAGCGATTCATTCCTCAATACATTGCTCCGCTGGCCGGCCCGGTTTATCCGGCCGGCGTTTTTCTTGGCTCTGCTGACAGCTCTTTCCTGTTCGGAGGACCTGCCTATCGAGCCGGAGGACAGCGGGTTCAGCTCGGCCGGTATCAAGCTCAACGTCGATGCGGTCACATTCAGCCCAACCATTCTCGGCCGCGCCGATACGTTCAAGCTGGAAATCGAATACGGCGACACGGTGGACCTGATGCTGCTGATGTCGCTCAGCGACCCCGGCCGCTTCACCGCCGCGCCCGACAGCTTCTATTTCACCAAGCGCAAGAAAACTCTCAGCGTAACACTCACCTACGCTCCCGCCTCGGCCGGTCAGCCCGACCTGGGAATGCTCTACCTGGTAACGCTCAACTTCCCGGATACGGTCACCGGCCTGCCCGACACTCTCGGCGGGGATTCCCTCCGCTTATCGGGGATCGGCACCGACAAGTTCCTGGACCTGGAGCTCAATTTCATCCGTGGCGGCACGTTCAGCATGGGTGTCGATTCCGTCACGGCGCTGAACGATCTCGGTAAGCGGGACCAGTGGGGCGAGCACGACGTCACCCTCAGCGACTTCTTTATCGGACGTTACGAGGTTACCAACCTGCAGTATTACGAGTTCTGGAGCGAGGTCAAGCCGGAGTACACTCCCGAGGACACCGCCGTGATCGGAACCTGGCCCCAGGTGGCCCTGCAGAAACCGAATTTCCCGGCGGTGGGAGTTAACTGGGATGACGCCATGGCGTTCTGCCGCTGGATGAGTCTGCGCACCGGCGAGCGGTACACTCTGCCCACCGAGGCCCAGTGGCAGTACGCGGCATCCGGCGGAACAGCCCGGCCCTACCCCTGGTCGGTGCTTGACGGCAGCGCCGCGGACCCGGCCGATACTCTGGATCCGGGACCCCTGGCCAACACTCTGCTTGGCGGCGATGGCTACACGTTCACCGCCCCGGCCGATGCATTCGAGGCCGGAGCCGGCGCGTTCGGTCCGCTGAACATGGCCGGCAATGTCTGGGAATGGTGCCTCGACTGGTACGATCCCGATTATTACCGCGCGGATTACGAAACCTGGATCGATCCGCAGGGGACCCGGGACCCGGAGCATGCAGTCTTCAAAATCATTCGCGGCGGGAGCTGGCGGGAGGCTCTCAGCCAGGCGACCTGTACCAACCGGGCCGCCCTGTCTCCGGAGAACAAGGAGTTTAACACCGGATTCAGGGTTGTCAGGCTGCCCTAG
- a CDS encoding FMN-dependent NADH-azoreductase: MTTILHIKASPRGEGSYTARAADKFLEMYLAAKPDHEVRVLDLTTAELPEFDSGAARCLGRLHRGEELTGDDAVIWGGIERVIDGFKAAAKLVISCPMWNFTVPYRLKHYIDIVVQPGYTFAYRDGRQVGLVTGRPARIFMARGAEYGPGSGREDRDFQQPYLKEILKFVGYTDIRTYLIEPTGRKGPEAAEQALERAVDEALRELAEF; this comes from the coding sequence TTGACAACAATATTGCATATCAAGGCCAGTCCCCGGGGTGAAGGATCGTATACCGCGCGGGCGGCGGACAAGTTCCTGGAAATGTATCTGGCCGCCAAGCCGGACCATGAGGTCCGGGTGCTCGACCTGACCACGGCCGAGTTGCCGGAATTTGACAGCGGTGCAGCACGCTGCCTCGGCAGACTGCACCGGGGCGAGGAATTGACCGGGGATGACGCGGTTATCTGGGGCGGTATCGAACGGGTAATCGATGGGTTCAAGGCCGCAGCGAAACTTGTTATCAGCTGCCCGATGTGGAATTTCACGGTCCCGTACCGCCTGAAACACTACATCGACATTGTCGTCCAGCCCGGCTACACGTTCGCCTACCGCGACGGCAGGCAGGTGGGGCTGGTCACAGGCCGGCCGGCCAGGATATTCATGGCCCGCGGCGCAGAGTATGGGCCGGGATCGGGAAGGGAAGACAGGGACTTTCAACAGCCGTATCTGAAAGAGATCCTGAAGTTCGTCGGCTACACGGATATCAGGACTTATCTGATCGAACCGACCGGCCGCAAGGGTCCCGAGGCGGCCGAGCAGGCTCTGGAACGGGCGGTGGACGAGGCGTTGCGGGAACTGGCTGAGTTCTGA
- a CDS encoding 2-oxoacid ferredoxin oxidoreductase (catalyzes the coenzyme A-dependent decarboxylation of 2-oxoacids, such as pyruvate and 2-oxoglutarate), with protein MVTAADYQGMDTTWCPGCGNFAILNALKQVLAALDLHPHQVVLYSGIGQAAKLPLYMKCNMLNGLHGRTLTYATASQFVDPEMVTIAVGGDGDGFAEGGNHFLHAIRRNPNMVYLAHNNQVYGLTKGQASPTSEHGMVTSTTPEGVYHGRFNPAAVAVALDCSWVGRTHTGDMRHMIAMMDEAINHRGFAMLEVMQPCVTYNKINTLKWYRERSYQLDEDGGFDPTDRMAAMTKAFEWGERFPIGLLYKNEKRPVMMDNVGVLADGPLNRREAAVNDVSGLLESFR; from the coding sequence ATGGTAACCGCAGCAGATTATCAGGGGATGGACACCACCTGGTGCCCCGGATGCGGAAATTTCGCCATCCTCAACGCGCTCAAGCAGGTGCTCGCCGCGCTGGACCTTCACCCGCACCAGGTAGTACTCTACTCGGGTATCGGCCAGGCGGCCAAGCTCCCGCTGTACATGAAATGCAACATGCTCAACGGCCTTCACGGCCGCACGCTCACCTACGCCACCGCCTCGCAGTTCGTCGACCCGGAGATGGTCACAATCGCGGTGGGCGGCGACGGCGACGGGTTTGCCGAGGGCGGCAACCATTTTCTGCACGCCATCCGTCGCAACCCCAACATGGTCTACCTGGCTCACAACAACCAGGTTTACGGCCTGACCAAGGGCCAGGCCTCGCCGACCAGCGAGCACGGCATGGTCACCTCCACCACTCCCGAGGGTGTCTACCACGGCCGTTTCAACCCGGCCGCCGTGGCTGTTGCGCTCGACTGCAGCTGGGTGGGGCGCACCCACACCGGCGATATGAGACACATGATCGCGATGATGGACGAGGCGATCAACCACCGGGGATTCGCCATGCTGGAAGTCATGCAGCCCTGCGTTACCTACAATAAAATCAATACCCTGAAATGGTATCGCGAGAGGTCCTACCAGCTGGATGAAGACGGGGGGTTCGATCCCACCGACCGGATGGCCGCCATGACCAAGGCGTTTGAATGGGGCGAGCGTTTCCCGATCGGACTGCTGTACAAAAACGAAAAGCGCCCGGTGATGATGGACAACGTGGGCGTGCTGGCTGATGGTCCGCTCAACCGCCGTGAAGCCGCGGTCAACGACGTCAGCGGACTGCTGGAGAGTTTTCGCTGA
- a CDS encoding 2-oxoacid:acceptor oxidoreductase subunit alpha has translation MVAQEISILLGGTAGQGLQTMGAVISRSLSRLGFHVFALQDYESRIRGGQTFFLLRAADRRVEAHVDPVDIIVALDESTIRSQQPRLKDEGVIIYDADKIKTGYAGENFLPLKLTSISRENGGTAAMANTVALGAVWSMMGLERDEVHGVLDSFFGRKSQEIVEKNCAVFDAGYELGGQKRKDCFVMKAPGEGGRMVISGTEAVGLGALAADVRFYSAYPMTPGTGVMEFIQNHSKEYAVVVEQAEDEISAMNMIVASSFMGVRSMTGTSGGGFSLMVEAMGLAGCVEAPVVIYESQRPGPATGMPTRTEQGDLLFAIFASHGEFPRVVLAPTEPEDAFRITAEAFNIADRLQTPVILFSDHHLSSSYWTIDGLDTDGVTVDRGKLASREELDSGAEFKRYLLTDDGVSPRAWPGQGTALVVSSGDEHDETGHITEDEALRTAMVDKRWRKLDLLKDYPGLRTDIQDGADTVLVGWGSSWGALKEAVRELRGSGRKISLVQLTMLWPFPAEQFVPLVENCKNVIVAELNSIGQLARLIRMETGIAATDTILKYDGRPFSVDDILKHFNR, from the coding sequence CTGGTGGCACAGGAAATATCGATACTCCTGGGCGGTACGGCCGGGCAGGGTTTGCAGACGATGGGGGCGGTGATCTCCAGGTCGCTTTCGAGGCTTGGGTTCCACGTGTTCGCCCTGCAGGACTACGAATCCAGGATCAGGGGAGGGCAGACGTTCTTCCTGCTCCGCGCCGCCGACCGCCGGGTGGAGGCCCATGTCGACCCCGTCGACATTATCGTGGCCCTGGACGAGAGCACGATCAGGAGCCAGCAGCCGCGGCTCAAGGACGAGGGCGTGATCATCTACGATGCAGACAAGATCAAGACCGGCTACGCGGGCGAAAATTTTCTCCCGCTGAAACTGACCTCGATCAGCAGGGAAAACGGCGGGACCGCCGCGATGGCCAACACGGTGGCGCTGGGCGCTGTCTGGTCGATGATGGGCTTGGAGCGCGACGAGGTCCACGGGGTGCTCGATTCGTTTTTCGGCCGCAAGAGCCAGGAAATTGTCGAGAAAAACTGCGCCGTGTTCGACGCCGGCTACGAGCTGGGCGGGCAGAAGCGCAAAGATTGTTTCGTGATGAAAGCCCCGGGAGAGGGCGGCCGGATGGTGATTTCCGGCACCGAGGCAGTGGGGCTGGGAGCGCTGGCGGCCGATGTCCGGTTCTACAGCGCCTATCCGATGACCCCTGGTACGGGCGTGATGGAGTTCATCCAGAACCACAGCAAGGAGTACGCAGTGGTGGTGGAGCAGGCCGAGGACGAGATCAGCGCGATGAACATGATTGTGGCCAGCTCCTTCATGGGCGTGCGCAGCATGACCGGCACCTCGGGCGGCGGATTCAGCCTGATGGTGGAGGCGATGGGCCTGGCCGGCTGCGTGGAAGCGCCGGTGGTGATCTACGAGTCCCAGCGGCCCGGACCGGCCACCGGCATGCCGACCCGCACCGAGCAGGGCGATTTGCTGTTCGCCATTTTCGCCTCCCACGGCGAGTTTCCCCGCGTGGTGCTGGCGCCAACCGAGCCGGAGGACGCGTTCAGGATTACCGCCGAGGCGTTCAATATCGCCGACCGCCTGCAGACCCCCGTGATCCTGTTCAGCGACCATCACCTCTCCAGCAGCTATTGGACAATCGACGGGCTCGATACCGACGGCGTTACGGTCGACCGGGGCAAGCTGGCGAGCAGGGAGGAACTGGACAGCGGCGCCGAATTCAAACGCTACCTGCTGACCGATGACGGCGTCAGTCCGCGGGCCTGGCCCGGACAGGGCACGGCTCTGGTGGTCTCCAGCGGTGACGAGCACGACGAGACCGGGCATATCACCGAGGACGAGGCTCTGCGCACGGCGATGGTGGACAAGCGCTGGAGAAAGCTCGACCTGCTGAAAGATTACCCCGGCCTGCGTACCGATATCCAGGACGGAGCGGACACGGTGCTGGTGGGCTGGGGCAGTTCCTGGGGCGCGCTCAAGGAAGCGGTCCGCGAGCTGCGCGGAAGCGGCAGAAAAATCTCGCTGGTGCAGTTGACCATGCTCTGGCCCTTCCCGGCCGAACAGTTCGTGCCGCTGGTGGAAAACTGTAAAAATGTGATTGTCGCCGAGCTGAACAGTATCGGCCAGCTGGCGCGGCTGATCCGGATGGAAACCGGGATCGCCGCCACGGACACGATTCTCAAATACGATGGCCGGCCGTTCAGTGTCGATGACATCCTGAAACATTTCAACAGGTAA
- a CDS encoding TIM barrel protein, with protein sequence MGGPKVGLVTYLLAHEWDVPTIIENCTEAKFEAVELRTTHAHGVEITLSREERGQIRAMFEASPVRLASLGSAFEYDSPDPAELKKNIEGTKEFARLAAEMGCDGIKVRPNRLHEDKGIPREKTIAQIAAGLTEVGGAAADVGIEIRVEVHGRDTSRIPVFHAIMEQCESPNVYTNWNCNDNDLEDGGLEKNFRLLADSIHFVHMRDLFLETYPFRKFLSLLGGIGYNGYCCAEIPASSDPLRVMKYYRALFLAYQDRI encoded by the coding sequence ATGGGCGGTCCCAAAGTAGGGCTGGTCACCTACCTGCTGGCCCATGAATGGGACGTTCCGACAATTATCGAGAACTGCACGGAGGCCAAATTCGAGGCCGTGGAACTGCGCACCACCCACGCCCACGGGGTCGAGATCACTCTCAGCAGGGAAGAGCGCGGGCAGATCCGCGCCATGTTCGAGGCCTCGCCGGTGCGGCTGGCCAGCCTGGGCAGCGCTTTCGAGTACGACAGCCCCGACCCTGCCGAGCTGAAAAAGAATATCGAGGGGACCAAGGAATTCGCCCGGCTGGCCGCCGAGATGGGCTGTGACGGGATCAAGGTGCGGCCCAACCGTCTGCACGAAGACAAGGGAATCCCGCGGGAAAAGACTATCGCCCAGATCGCAGCCGGTTTGACCGAAGTGGGCGGGGCGGCGGCCGATGTGGGGATCGAGATCAGGGTGGAGGTCCACGGCAGAGACACAAGCCGGATTCCGGTGTTTCACGCAATCATGGAACAGTGCGAAAGCCCGAACGTATATACAAACTGGAACTGCAACGACAACGATCTGGAAGACGGCGGACTGGAGAAAAATTTCAGGCTGCTGGCAGACTCGATCCATTTCGTGCACATGCGCGACCTGTTCCTGGAGACTTATCCTTTTCGCAAGTTCCTGAGTCTGCTGGGCGGGATCGGCTACAACGGTTACTGCTGCGCCGAAATCCCGGCCAGCAGCGACCCGTTGCGGGTGATGAAATACTACCGCGCGCTGTTCCTGGCCTACCAGGACAGGATCTAG
- a CDS encoding LOG family protein, whose amino-acid sequence MPVLDDKYMNSHEARWVRILAETTYAQVRMKALGVHNTVVFYGSAQISSPEQAAELLQAARESGDKRKQARAEKINEVSAYYEDARQLAARITSWALEQGTPESPQPFAICTGGGPSIMEAGNRGAAEVGGKSVGLNIYLPHEQAPNPYISPELNFHFHYFFTRKFHFLYRAKALVVFPGGYGSLDELFEVLNLIKTEKIIKQIEVILYGSEFWKNVVNFDYMVEYGTINQADLEMFSYADTVDEAFDLLSVHLKRYLPKEK is encoded by the coding sequence ATGCCCGTGCTTGACGACAAGTACATGAACAGCCACGAGGCGCGCTGGGTCAGGATTCTGGCGGAGACAACTTATGCCCAGGTGCGGATGAAAGCCCTGGGAGTTCATAACACGGTTGTCTTTTACGGCTCGGCCCAGATCTCCTCTCCCGAGCAGGCGGCCGAGCTGCTCCAGGCGGCACGGGAATCAGGAGACAAGCGGAAACAGGCGCGGGCTGAGAAGATCAACGAGGTTTCGGCCTACTACGAGGACGCCCGTCAACTGGCGGCCCGGATTACGAGCTGGGCGCTCGAACAGGGTACGCCGGAATCGCCCCAGCCTTTCGCAATCTGCACCGGCGGCGGACCATCGATCATGGAGGCCGGCAACCGGGGCGCAGCCGAGGTGGGCGGTAAGTCGGTGGGGCTGAATATCTATCTGCCCCACGAGCAGGCCCCCAATCCGTATATTTCGCCGGAATTGAATTTCCACTTCCACTACTTTTTTACGCGCAAGTTTCATTTCCTGTACAGGGCCAAGGCGCTGGTGGTGTTTCCCGGCGGCTATGGGAGCCTGGACGAGCTGTTCGAGGTGCTGAACCTGATCAAGACCGAAAAGATTATCAAGCAGATCGAGGTTATTCTTTACGGCAGCGAGTTCTGGAAAAACGTGGTCAATTTCGATTACATGGTCGAATACGGCACGATCAACCAGGCCGATCTGGAGATGTTCAGTTATGCCGACACCGTGGACGAGGCTTTCGACCTCCTGAGTGTCCATTTGAAACGCTATTTGCCTAAAGAGAAATAG